The following DNA comes from Frankia casuarinae.
CGATCAGATTGCGCGCCATGGCGCTGCCCATTCCGCCAAGTCCGATGAAACCGATTTTCATGCGTCACCCTCCTGGCCTGGTCGGCGGACGGTCCGCCGACGCGGGTTTCCTGCCCGGCTGGGCTGGGCCAAGTGGCATCGGCCGCTCCAGCCCAGGGCGGGTGAAGAACGGACCGGCAGGTGCCGGGTCCTCAGGCGCCTGTCATCGTAGGAAGCCCGGTGCCCGAGGTCAGTGTGATGAACTCGATACGCGGGGGACCGGTGAGCAGATCCTGCCGCTCGGCGACGAAATGGTGGATGTGCGGCTGGTTCTCATGATCCTCGAACGCCTCGCGGTCGCGGTAGAGCTCGTAGAAGAGCCGGGCATTGTCGTCGCCGACCACCCGATGGGTAGTGTAGATCAAGGTCCCGGGTTCGTGGGCGGCGATCAGCGGCACCGTCTCGGCCACCAACGCGTCGAACGCGTCCGCCGTGTCCGGGCGTACCTCGAACCGCACCGTCAGACCGAACATGGATCTCCTCCTCAGGGTGTTGCGACAGGGACATGGCGGGGCGCTGTCGCTTCGCGACGTACTGTCACCGTATCCGGGAGATCACTCTAATGGTGGCCTGAGAGCCCGGCCACATCGATGCGGCCTGAGATCGGCCGCCTTGTGTAGTCCGGGACGGGCCATCCGGACCTTGAAGGCAGGAGGCCGATGTACAGCAGATTCTGTCGACCAAAGACGATATGGACGTCATGAACGGTACCCGATGGTATTCCTTCAAGGCTGGATCTGGTGGATGACGGGCATGGTCTCCCGGCCGGCCTAGCGATTCGCGGCCGGCGGGCCACAGCCTGATTTCTTCCATCGACTCGTGGTTCAAATTCGAGACGACTCGTGTTCACCGACCTGTGAATGGAAATCCCTTGACGGCTGGCCGCTGCACCGCACTCCGGC
Coding sequences within:
- a CDS encoding putative quinol monooxygenase; its protein translation is MFGLTVRFEVRPDTADAFDALVAETVPLIAAHEPGTLIYTTHRVVGDDNARLFYELYRDREAFEDHENQPHIHHFVAERQDLLTGPPRIEFITLTSGTGLPTMTGA